GTAAGGCTATAGAGATATCTAACTGATTTGATGACCCAGAAGTTGTTGGTGTCTTTGAGGTGAACGGTTTTAAAGGATGCCGGAGAGTGTAGGCAGTTTGTAGCGGTAAATTGTTTGAACTTGAACCCCAACTAGTTTGTGACCCTGAACAGGTTACTTAATCATGCTGTGCCTTAACTATAAAACGGAGATGACTGTCTCGTATTGTTATTGAAGTAATAAGTGAAGTAATATGGattaaaatgcttagaaaagGAACTTTGCTCGTGGTCACCACTCAGTAAAATTTTAGCTGTTAAGAGAGTAGGTTGCAGAAGGCGGGTGAATGGCGGTGTATACTAATCTTCATTTGAGGtctgagagacaaaaaaaaaaagcctcccagAATGAAGGAACTTGATAAGCCTTTCCTTATGAATAGCGCAAAATCAAACTGAATAATTTTACAAACGCTACAGAGACAGGTGGGATTCAATTCAATGAGGCTAGATTCTTCCAGAATGTTCCAGAACTTTAAATCTGTCTCCACCAGTCATGCGCAGTGTGATTTCCATCCTTTCCCCAAGCTCCACCCCTTTTTCCTATAGGCTACTGATACAGGTCTCTCCGGGCGTTTCTCGTTGGTCTTCGGCCAGCGTTGGCCCCGCCTTCTGAAGCAAAGAAGTCCTCCTATTGGGCCATTCAGATATTTTTAGCTTGTCCCACGTCCTTGGGAAAATGGATGCTTTCTGTCAGAGTATCCAATTAACGAAAGCTGAGTGATTTTTCTTCCCGACGAAGTAGAGAAATATCAAACAAGCGAATACAGGAGACGAATGGGAGGGTACGGTCGGAACTGAAGGGAACTGTACTTAAGGTTGGAACGTCGGGCTGCTTTTAACAACGGACCGAGCTACTTCCGGGAGAGAATGGGCGGGTGGAGAATTCGGCGTTTGGCGGGTTTAGCTGTCTCCCTAAATATTTGATCCTCCGGCAGCCGAGGGAGACGGACACGTGAGGAGGCAGTGACGCCGCCACCGCCGGAAAAACCAGCTTCGAGCTCCCTGATGGCCTCGTCTGTGGTGAGTGCCCGGGCCGCGGCAGGGTGCCGTGGCGCCGCGACTCGGCCGGCTGAGGGGAGGGGCACTGGGCCGGCTGGCTGGTGGTCACGTGGTCCAGTGGCGAATCAGGGCCTGGCCCGCTGGGCCTCGGGGCGGGGCCCGCTCTCCGTAGCCCCCTTGGGTCCCtatccccccactccccccccaccgcctccgaCTCCCGGAGTCTGTGCAGTTGCTTTGGGTTGCTGGAAAGGACCCCGAGATGGGAATTGGTGGGAGGCAGGAATGTTGGGGTTTGTTTATGGCTTGCGATCTTTTTTCTCCATGATCTTTCCATCACCTGGTAGAGAAATGAAACTTAAATCTTAATTCAAATAATAGGGTGGGCTCAGTGAATGGCTGGGGGAAAAGGTACTTAATCTCCCGGCAGGAGAAAACCCCGACAACATCTCTCTTCTTCGTTTTTACAGTTGTTTACAAATGCCAGTGAATTTTTACGTAATATGAAGAAGTTTCCTGTcttgttttcaagtattttattgaaCTGTATTTGTAccctgttttttttcccactgaacaACTCCTTATGGTAACTTCTGGCTTAGAGAACTCAATgctccccccctccttttttaaagGTTCAGACcacatcatttttattaaagtgaaTGTTTTGTAAAATACTGGAAGCCTAAAAAGTACTTAACAGTACCAGTTACAAAGCAAAGATTGTAAATTCATATTTGAGAAAAACATTCACTAATGAGGGATGAGATTCCCTTAATATATGTATCTTAAAATggtgaaaaatgtaaaaactggaaACTTTTGAGCCCTGAACTTTGCAATGtccaaatttatatggaaaaatgtgAGCTGTATATAGAGCTACAATCATCAGCttctgttggttttctgtttgttaggAGTTGGAGGCGGTGGTAATGTACACTTATGAATTTTTTCTTGTAGGATTTTAAAACTCATGTAGATCAGGCATGTAGAGCTGCTGAGGAATTTGTCAATATTTACTATGAGACAATGGACAAAAGAAGACGGGTGAGTGTTAGAGACTCTATTACTCTTTATTAAGTACCAggttttttggtcttttctcaGTCATTCATCTGACTTGCATAAGCGATGATTGTAGACTTGCTCTTTAATAAAGTGCACTGTTTAGGGAAGGATTGGTGTGATATCATGGAAGTGTGGGCTCTGGAATCCTAACTCAACTTTGAGTTGAGTTTACCTAattgagtgaccttgggcaaattgccAACCTTtcttaacttcattttatttttatggtggtAAATGGGAACTAACTTACTGCACTTGACATGGCACCTGACATATTTACTTAAATATGTTACCTTTTTTAATCCCATCATTCAGCCAAGATGGTTAAAATAGTATTATAGTGCTAGTGAAGGAGCTTGGCACTACAGGgactgtttcttgatttgcccaTTTAATTTCGTATATTAATAATTTCTGATTAAAGCTCATGGCTATAGTTGGTACTCAGAAATAGGATCCACATGGTTTGGATACTTTTAGTATCCAACAGTGCAAGTTATCACTTCGTCAGCTTTTTTGTTGTGATTTATCCCTGAGCGGTATCTTCTCAGTGATTTTTTCAGTGTGTGCTCCAGCCTTGCCTAGGTCTTTTATCCACACAGGATTGCCTTAGAGAATGTTCTTTATGCTGCAGATACAGAAGTTAATATCTTAtctctaaaaatgtcttttttttaagacagaagaTAAAAGAAGTTTCTGGTACTTGATGTTTGATGACATGGACAGGGGCAAGGGACCTGACAATGGATGTTTTTTGtgtcttgctgctttcaaaaacaaagtagcaaaaaaaaaaaaaaaggcaacatagTTTATTACCAGAGTCAAGATAATGGGCTTGTGTTTTAATCCAAGTGAAGTTGTAGAATTAAGCAAATAATGTGTCCTGTGAGACACTAAACCCCTGTGACCAGGGAGTTAACTGTTGGATTTTGCCTTATTTCAGCCTTAACTACTTGACTTATCGAGGACTCTGCTTTACCAAGTCCTCGTGATTCCTTTGAACAAAATATGCTGTTTGCATAGTAGTAAAAGGAATTCTTCCTAACCTACAACAATAAATGGTTCAAACATTAAATGACTCACACTTACAGGAACACTGGGGTTGGAATGTATGGGTAGGACCTGATTGGCAACTTTGTTAATCTCAGAACTAGAAAACTGAGGGAGACTAAAGCTGGTTTGGGGCTGCGTGTGCTTGAAATTTGTGATCGTTTACTTCATTTtaacacagaaagcaaaactttacatttaaaactttCTTCCAGTTGGGAGGCCAAGTTTTTTTTGTGGCTAAAGTGAAGTATCTATTCAGGCCAAGAGTCTATAGAAGGCAGCCACCTTGCTCACAGTGTCTTCCAGCAACAGGGGGCGAGGGGAGTAGAGGTGGAAGTAGCACCATGGAAATGTTTATCTGCCACCTGTAACCCTTCAACCCATTTCTGTAAAATGCTTCCCCAGAAACAAAAatcctcatctttttttcttttctgtctctttaggCACTAACCAGGCTGTATCTAGACAAGGCCACTTTAATATGGAATGGAAATGTTGTTACAGGGCTAGAAGCCCTAACCAATTTCTTTGATATGTTGCCTTCTAGTGAGTTCCAGGTCAATATGTTAGATTGCCAACCAGTTCATGGTAAGATCATggtctttctgtgtcttttgtcTTCCTCTAGCGAGCACTGAACtttaacaccaaaagcaaacGTGCAACTCTTAGCCACAGAAGTAATTACTTTTTTGagcaagttaaaaatgaaaaattcaggggtacctgagtggctcagtcagttaagcatccaactcttggttttggcttaggtcatgatctcacggtttgtgagttcgagccctgcgtcgggctctatgctgacagttcagagcctggagcctgcttcagattctgcatcaccctctctgcccctcccctgctcgtgctatgtctgtctctctcaaaaataaataaacattaaaaaatttttaaaaaggaagcaaactAAGAAACAGCTCTGTTAGAAACCCAATGAAGTATGGATAAATGCAGGAACCGAAGGGTCCTGTGCTAGATATAAGAAACTTTACATAGAAACTTTAGTGTACCCCAAATCTTTCTGGACTGCAAATAATTTTAATCTGCTTTGAAATGATTATTTAGTTTTCTGCTTTTTGAGAGCACAGGTTCAAGATTGTGCTCAAGGTCGAGAAAGTTGATGAAACTCTTTTGCTGTGTCAAATTATAAGCATTGTAGTTTAAGCCTGAAAATCTGTTTATTGAGAGAAACTGtgacctcttctctttttttttccttaatgtggGTGAAGAGCAAGCTACTCAGGCCCAGACCACAGTTCTCGTTGTGACCAGCGGAACTGTGAAGTTTGATGGAAACAAACAACACTACTTCAACCAGAACTTCCTGCTGACCGCCCAGTCTAATCCTCAAAACACCGTGTGGAAGATTGCAAGCGATTGCTTTCGTTTCCAAGATTGGGCTAGTACTTAAAGTCCATTCTTCTTTGGTCCATTAGTTccagcaacagaaatttatgtgaAGTAATTCATTTCATTGTGGAAGCACTAGAAACTAGTATGTGCTGAAACTGTGtttctttaatactttttttattcATAGCAGCGCCTTTTCTAGCAGCTGCCAATTTGGATCGTTGCCCTTAAGAGCTTTAATGCTAGTTTTTTACATGCCTTATATGCATTTCACTCATGACATTCTTACAGTTATATTGTACACATGGTCTCTGTATTAACATACTCACTGTGAGCCCAGCCTATTgcaaaaatgaaattcttttataATATTATCTATGGGATATCAGCACAACATAACTCTGTGGGAGAAAGCAGAGTTTTTCATTGTTACTAGATTAAGTTTTTAGTAAGACATAGAGCTATTGCCAGTAAATGCTGGTAATGCAGTTTTAACCTAAGGCTTTTCCAAATCAGTTCAGTGAAAGTATTACTAATATAGGTTTGCATAGCTGCCCTGATGTACTAGCATATAGAGATGTTCAGTCGTCTTTTTTTCACGTTAAGTATTTGTTTTATGTCAGCATGTTTCCCTATGGAGtgaatttatttactaaaatgttCCCAGTTGATACTTGAGCATTAGATAtactcagtggttttcaaagtaaaactacttaaaaagatttttttgtggcAGCTCCAAGTTTATAACGTTAGGTACCGAATGGTATAGTAGGACTAATATAGCTTTAatgggagaatggggagtgaAAAATGGAGAGATCCAAGGTTGGCCAAAAGTTAAGAAGGGTGGCCAAATGGTACATTTTTGGTACTTGTTTTCTACCTCCTGAAATCACCTGTTTTTAGGGTTTAAGTCATAAATTGTCCTTGCCAAATGGTCCCGAGTGTCACTTTTGTTCTAAGAATGATTTTGAAAGGTTCTTCCAGTTCGCCTCATACTTCCCACCAATATTTATCTCAGATGTATTCAAGAACTTATGGGGGTTAAATGTCAGCAATAAGCCTGACCCTGCAGGGTCTGACAAGAAAGTGGGAAACGAAGCCATTGCTATATATTTGGGACACTCTTACCTGCTAAGTCTTCCATGTGAACTTCAGGCCAAACGTCTCCTGTGTATTACCCACCCCCAAAGTAAGTGATTTGTTCTCTGTGGTTTACACTGTcgtctgcattttttttattacttatttaaagttaaagttatttAATTTGACGCGCTGTTCTTCTGTGAAGCAAATGGaactatttttaaacatgttcCTGTTATGTGGCTAGGTCTCTgtcttttttaaagagagaaaagaggaaggcagGTTTTCATCAACTCCTAGGCTTCAAAAGAACAGATTGATTCATGTTGCATCTCGACATCTAAAGAGAAAAGGCTAGTGTTGGGTTTTTGTTacactttaacattttttccatcCTTGTGTTTATTGTTTCAGTGTTTTTAAGCTAAACCTGCCAGCTTCATTTCTCCATTGCAACTCAGAGTCCCTGTTTCTTACCACTTACTTTGAAAACCAGCAGTTCATTTACTGTTGCCCCAAACTACACATTTTACTTCTGATAATAGAACCAACTAGGAGAAGGAGGTGGAACAGAAATTTAGACCACACTCCCTTGTGGTACTGATCAAAGCTTACATGGTATATTCTACTCAAAGTGAGCTTATTCTAATCTGGGGTTGGCTGTTTAACGCCTGTAGCAGCAAAAGCCAGTGCCCAAACACTGCCCTTTCCCTTGTAGAGAACAGTCTCAATTAAAAACTGCATATAACTAGCAATAACTGAATTGAGCAGTTATACTGTATTGTTTTACGATTCCTATATACattgctttttccttctgtataACTTTTAAATGGCTGGAACTACTCTTCTGTGGACTAAGACTGTATTTTTGACATGCACATATTTTtgtaacttgaaaaaataaaataaaattttccttgtgACAGGTTTTCTCAAGCTTGTTTTAAggtcttttggtttttcttttgaagaCTCCAGAAATGACTACCTGTATAATACAAAGTTttcaaattaaacacacacacacacacacacacacacacacacacacacacactagagtgTTGAAAACAATGGTTGACAACCTGGATTTTGTCTCTTCTCTAACATGTGTTCTTTTCCTACCAAATGTTCACATCCTGATATCACCTGTTTGAGGTAGCAGGATTCTGGTGAGATGTTGAAAATTTTAACCCTGAGAAACTAGCCAAAATGCTGGATTCCATAGGCAGTTAAACCAAAAGAGTTGGTTTCCAAAAAGAATGGTCTCCTTAAATTCaattctacattaaaaatatgtcaacagaggggtgcctgagtggctcagtcaagtgactcttgattatggcttatgtcatggtcccagggtcatgggatcaagccccacgttgggctccacaatgagtgtggagcctgcttgggattctccctctcttgcctctccccctgctcacgcctgcacttgctgtctctctaaaaaatgaaaaaataatgtcaaCAGACActtggagaggagggagaagatgcAACACCCCTTGAAACCAACTAccatttttcatcttcaaagatgCACATTTTTCACAAGTTAATACCCCTGAAATTGGTATGGATCATAAACATGTCAAATCATAGTTTAAtcaccttttttccttttctcagtagTACACAAAATACTGCTGAGTCTCAAATTGATGGCATCTTAGATTAGACTGATGAAGTCCAGTAAGGAGTTGCCTAGATAAAAAATGGTTAGGAATCTAATCTACTTAGGTCTAAATTTGTAGGCAGTGGAAGTAATAGGCTATCAGCCTAGGAGGCCTGTAACTCAAGACTCAAATTCTGCCAAGTTACTTGTGTTTCTATATGGCTAGAAGAGCCACAGACCTTATTTAAACATACTTGAGCCTTGGAGAATTGGAGTCAtaacattttcctgatttttgaaAGTCACCTAGTAATATAAAATGTGTCTAAAAAGATAGTCCCAGTGAGATTAAAGGTCACATGTGTTTGGGGAAGGAGCAAGCAGTCAACAAAAGGCAAGAAGATAGCATGTGTTTTATTGTGGAATGTTTCTGGATTAACTTGCTTGAAACTAGTGAGGCAGGAAATTTGGTAGAAGGGGACTTCACTTGCTGATTCTTGTTATGATTTAATACACGGTATAAAGGATAAGGCTGGTATAAAGGATAACCTGTCTAGGGGGGAAATGATAGGGCAGATTTGGCTTTCTGGTTTAACAGTTGGCTTGatacaatgaaaacatttcatcAAAACACTTGCCTCCCAAActtctgtattctattttttcccagagcacctgggtggctcagtctgttaagtgtcagagtcttgatttcagcacaggttgTGCTCTCATCgctcgtgagtccaagccctgcatcctgctgtatgctgacagcggggagcctgcttgggattcattctctccctctctctgcccttcccccgcgctctctctctctctctctctctctctctcaagaataagtaaagaaatacaaattagttaataaatatttgcctttctttgccAAATGCAGGTTTCTGTACAAAAGAGTTCTCAGTGACTATCAGTGGCCTATATGGATCAGTCTTGCTTCCTAGAGAAGCACTAAAAGGAGGAAATATGTTGTTGGAGGGTCTTGGGATACAGACTGCATCTCAAATTGAGGTGTATATATCttctagatcagtggttttcaaaggtTTTGCTCTAACCCACAATAAGTACAAAATAGCACAATCCAGCATGCAGATGCATAAATGTAACAAACTAAATCAAATGTTATGTCCAAACTAAAACTCATGTTTCCTACTTTCAGGTTGTTTCTGGtactttctatttcattgtattgattttattttatttttatttttttgaaaattctgttcACAGCCACTGAATAGACTTTTTCCAACTTCTTAATGGATTATATCAGCAGtttggaaaacacaaaaatagagcaaatatattattttcactaTCACTTTCTAGTGTAGGCTGGGGTCGGGTTGGCTTCCAGAAAGTGGTACCGTGGGTCAGCAATGTCACCCTAACTTAGAAATGATCAAAAACTTCCTCCTCCCGGGTGTGTCATATTTGTGGAGGGCAAAGAAGGGGAGCACTGTTTTCCTCCTATTCCTTATCTTGCACCCAAAGTCCAGAGCTAAGAAAGCAACTGTTTAGGCAGAATCTGAGAATAGCATGTGTGGTGATGAAAAGGATTTGAAATGGGGAGGCTGCCCTATTTCAGGTGTCCAAGAAGAGAATGGAGTAGGCATTCCAGCAGAAACACTTTTGAACATGGGTTGAGACTGCATAAACTGTATTTTGGTCTATTTCAAGTCAATTtcgtgtgggttttttttttttc
The window above is part of the Panthera tigris isolate Pti1 chromosome X, P.tigris_Pti1_mat1.1, whole genome shotgun sequence genome. Proteins encoded here:
- the NXT2 gene encoding NTF2-related export protein 2 isoform X3, with the translated sequence MDKRRRALTRLYLDKATLIWNGNVVTGLEALTNFFDMLPSSEFQVNMLDCQPVHEQATQAQTTVLVVTSGTVKFDGNKQHYFNQNFLLTAQSNPQNTVWKIASDCFRFQDWAST
- the NXT2 gene encoding NTF2-related export protein 2 isoform X2; translation: MGGRGRRTREEAVTPPPPEKPASSSLMASSVDFKTHVDQACRAAEEFVNIYYETMDKRRRALTRLYLDKATLIWNGNVVTGLEALTNFFDMLPSSEFQVNMLDCQPVHEQATQAQTTVLVVTSGTVKFDGNKQHYFNQNFLLTAQSNPQNTVWKIASDCFRFQDWAST
- the NXT2 gene encoding NTF2-related export protein 2 isoform X1; translated protein: MRRYRRDWSREDSRRYQGRRDYYDDEPQTSYGCRGRRTREEAVTPPPPEKPASSSLMASSVDFKTHVDQACRAAEEFVNIYYETMDKRRRALTRLYLDKATLIWNGNVVTGLEALTNFFDMLPSSEFQVNMLDCQPVHEQATQAQTTVLVVTSGTVKFDGNKQHYFNQNFLLTAQSNPQNTVWKIASDCFRFQDWAST